In a single window of the uncultured Dysgonomonas sp. genome:
- a CDS encoding RagB/SusD family nutrient uptake outer membrane protein, translating into MKSFKYILRGLLAVMLVSLAACSEYLDKQPDDQIPEEKTFASYEKVNQLVTDLYLRTKRCNAPMTWLSHFSSAGLTDEAEATNVEGNITNRYNSGDWSPTAVPQPNNDMFWKGIYNTIRRANVIIAGVSKYNTPDNPINPGDLHKRVGEAYFIRGYLHYLLVRMYGEVPYIDYVVDANQPMDFKKESVHTIVDKITADANEAANRLPANQTGIDFARADKGACLGLIAIAKWTAAAPMYNGAASYGYTGKREFESEYAYDIKRWEAARDAAKAVLDFQADGKPRYSLYTKYTNADFNDSGGKDYNGSTVYTRLWQMFYDEEAFKNEAVWFVTKDKHEGWFGDMYPPSRGGGSRQQPVQEQVDEYEYISPDGYGYPIYDSKAVADGYDDTNPYMSVRRDPRFYRDIIFHGAAFRDGGNNPSVTNTASGSDKIGASNATTTGYYHRKYLQEGWNRSGSVSISAPAVWRLPEFIYIYAEAVNEVSGPNQAIYDLVNTVRARSFMVPMPVACKTNKDLMREYIKRERRVEFYYENKRTFYSRLYLEPTSESELKKEQQWLAAGSTNNERSKNYWAQYHQAYPKCQRMINGMMPVEDPNGKIEVGGKKYRMERFCKETRVFEAPKHYYWPIMQTELQKAVNLVQNPDW; encoded by the coding sequence CTTTGCCAGTTATGAGAAGGTAAACCAGCTTGTAACGGACTTGTACCTGAGAACCAAAAGATGTAATGCGCCAATGACATGGTTATCCCATTTTTCCTCTGCGGGCTTGACCGATGAGGCTGAGGCAACTAATGTGGAGGGAAACATCACGAACCGTTACAATAGCGGAGACTGGAGTCCTACGGCTGTACCTCAGCCTAACAACGATATGTTCTGGAAAGGTATCTATAATACTATACGCCGTGCTAATGTAATCATTGCCGGAGTTTCCAAGTATAATACTCCCGACAATCCGATCAATCCGGGCGACTTGCACAAAAGAGTCGGAGAAGCATATTTCATCAGAGGCTATTTGCATTATCTGCTAGTACGTATGTACGGTGAAGTACCGTATATCGATTATGTAGTAGATGCCAACCAACCTATGGACTTCAAGAAAGAATCTGTACATACGATCGTTGATAAGATTACAGCCGATGCCAATGAAGCTGCGAACCGACTGCCTGCAAATCAGACAGGGATAGATTTTGCCCGTGCCGACAAAGGTGCTTGTTTAGGGCTGATTGCTATCGCAAAATGGACTGCTGCTGCACCTATGTACAACGGAGCTGCCAGTTACGGTTACACAGGGAAACGCGAATTTGAATCTGAGTACGCTTACGATATCAAACGTTGGGAAGCTGCCCGCGATGCAGCTAAAGCTGTGCTTGATTTTCAGGCAGACGGCAAACCACGCTATTCCCTTTATACCAAATATACTAATGCTGATTTCAATGACAGCGGTGGTAAAGACTATAACGGATCTACTGTATATACCCGTCTTTGGCAAATGTTCTACGACGAAGAAGCATTCAAGAACGAAGCCGTCTGGTTTGTAACAAAGGACAAGCATGAAGGTTGGTTTGGTGATATGTATCCTCCTAGCCGTGGAGGTGGATCCCGTCAGCAACCTGTACAGGAACAAGTAGATGAATATGAATATATATCTCCTGATGGATACGGTTATCCTATCTATGACAGTAAAGCCGTAGCAGACGGATATGATGACACTAATCCATATATGTCAGTCAGACGCGACCCTCGTTTCTACCGTGATATTATATTTCACGGAGCGGCATTCCGCGATGGAGGGAATAATCCGTCTGTTACAAATACAGCCTCAGGCAGTGACAAAATCGGGGCAAGTAATGCCACCACCACCGGTTATTATCACCGCAAATATCTGCAAGAAGGCTGGAACAGGAGTGGTAGTGTTTCCATTAGTGCCCCTGCAGTATGGCGATTACCGGAATTCATCTATATCTACGCTGAAGCTGTAAATGAGGTATCGGGACCTAATCAGGCAATATACGATCTGGTGAATACCGTTAGGGCCCGCTCTTTTATGGTACCTATGCCAGTAGCCTGTAAAACAAACAAAGACCTGATGCGAGAATACATAAAGCGTGAGCGTCGTGTGGAATTCTACTATGAGAATAAGCGAACATTCTATAGCCGTTTGTATCTGGAACCGACATCCGAATCGGAGTTAAAGAAAGAGCAACAATGGCTGGCGGCTGGTTCTACAAACAACGAAAGGTCTAAAAACTACTGGGCTCAATACCATCAAGCATATCCTAAATGCCAACGCATGATCAACGGGATGATGCCTGTTGAAGATCCTAATGGTAAAATCGAAGTTGGAGGCAAGAAATACAGAATGGAACGTTTCTGTAAGGAAACACGGGTATTCGAGGCTCCTAAGCATTATTATTGGCCGATTATGCAAACCGAGTTACAGAAGGCTGTGAATCTGGTACAAAATCCAGATTGGTAA